AACAAGTATTTAAATCAACAGAAACATAGACATTTTCTTGTTCTGAAAAATGTTGTAAATGATCAACCTGAGCAATTAAGTTAACTGCTTCAACCATCAGTTGTAAATGTAATTGCTGAATATGTCCCATAAAGGTAGTTGAAATGACTTTTGCTGCTAAAAAGCCTTCAGATTGCTGATGCTGATGCTGATGCTGAATGCGGATTTGATGCGGTCGAAAGTAGCAGTGAATGCTTTGCTGAGTGTGGCTTAAGTGCTGTGGGAGATTTATAGAGCCAAATAAAGTGGTCAGTAGCTGATCATTTTTTTGAGTGGGTATTTCATTTAAAGTCGAAAAGTAACGGGCAGCGAATTGTGTTTTAGGTTGTAAATAAAGTTGTTTGGGGCTGCCAATTTGAATGATTTTGCCTTCATGCATCAAAATAATCTGGTCAGCGATTTGTAACGCTTCTTCAGGATCATGCGTGACAATAATGGTGGTGGTGGCGGTTTTTTTTAAGAGGCTGATGGTATTTTGACGGATTTGGTCGCGTAGACGATGATCCAGATTTGAAAAGGGTTCATCCATTAAGAGAACATGCGGTTTAGGTGCGAGTGCACGTGCTAGTGCGACACGTTGCTGTTCTCCACCAGATAGCGTGTATGGATAACTCTGTGCATGCTGATGCATAGAGACATGTGTTAAAGCCTGTTCAGCAATATCCTGTCGTTGTGATTTTGGAAATTTCTCTAAGCCAAACATGACATTTTCCAGCACACTCAGATGCGGGAACAGCGCATAGTCCTGAAAAACTAAGCCGATATTTCGTTGCTCAGCCGGGATGTTTTGTTGGCTATCCCAGAGCATCTGATTTTCAAGTTGAATTGAGCCTGAACTTGGCGTTTCTAGGCCGGCAATTAGACGTAGCATGGTGGTTTTTCCACACCCTGAATGTCCGAGTAAACAAATGATTTGACCGCTTGTGGCAGACCAAGTTGCTTGATCAACTGCAAATCGATTGCCGAATTTTTTGCTCAATTGTTGGATGGTTAAAATGTTGGCCTGAGGTGCACTAGAAGTGGTCATGGTCAAATCACATAAATATTAAAATTGTTAAATATTGATTTAATAATAGCTTAATAATTCTGCTTGTATAGTCTTTTTTCTAAGCGTTACTAAACTAGAGATTTTCAATAATCGGCTATTGAACTGCAACCGTCGTATCACGCCCAACCATATAGGGATAATCCGCCAAAGAAAGCATATCGAGATCTTCTTCACTATTACCATAGGCATAAATTGCTTGGTAATCTGCTAAATTATACTGCTGTAAAATACGCAATTTCTTTTGTTCTCGACTACAATCTTCTGAGCGATAACGACCTGTTAAAAGCCCATCTTTAATTTCGGTTTGGGTACAGATCAGTTCAATATTTAGAAATTCACAAATAGGTGTCAGGTAAAGATCTACCGAGGCAGACACCAGCACAATATGGTCACCGCGTTGTTGGTGTTGTTGAAGTTGTTGTAATAAGTCCTGGTCGAGTCGTTTAATCAACTTTAGTGCATATTCGTGGGCAAGTTGCTCGACCACATCGACAGAAATGTCTTTAAACATGCTCTGGAATAATCGTGGGCGCATGGCATGTGCAGGGTAGAGGCGTAAATAGTAGGCTTGAATCCACGGCAGGATTTTCAAGCCTCTTTTGACAATATGACGTTTTGATAAAGCGAAGAAAATAAACCCTGTGAAACTGTCTCTTGGATAGAGTGTTCCATCAAAATCAAATAAAGCAAGATTTAGAGTTTTATGCGTTTCGCTCTTTGCATGCATGTTTCATATCGTCCATTAACGCGACTGGCAAACCAATTGGTATTGTAGTCACGACTCAGTTTAGGGCCTGAAATAACGACTTCAGGCATCATTGCATAAATTGGTTCTTTATTGGTTTTAGTTTGATAAAGTTTTTGAACAGCTAAATAGGTTTGTGTATCTTCAAACTTTTGCTCTTTTTCTTTCTTTAAATCGGCACGGATCTGACGTGGAGTGACCAGAATTTTATTATTGGTAAACGCCGAGATCACTTCTTTTTCAGATTGGCTTAATGCTGATTGCGGATTGCCATCTTTATTGTAAAGTAACAGGTCACCATCTAAATCAAGATCTTTATCTTGGATAACCTCAAGCATTTTCTGAAAAGCTGCGTTGCGACTTGAATACATACCTGAATTATAATCGGCAAAACGATAGATGGCTTTGTCGTAATCCGCAGAGTATTCCATCAAACGGTGGATACCGTAATATAAGCCGCCATACTGGGTATAAAGATCATTACGCAACTCCGCAATATTGCCACTTTGCCGTTTATGCTCTTTGGCATAGTTAATATGCACCTGCATTGAACCCAGTGTGGTAATCGGATTCATTTTCTCGCCAATATCTTGCCCAACCAACTTCGCTGCGCCCGTCAGTGCACTGACATGATAATGCTTCGACATATAGTCAAAAATTTCACGATAGAGTAAGTCGAGTTCACGCTCGGTTTTCACTTTACGCATTTGGCTCATGTAATTATTTTCTGGTGAGGGTTGGTTTTTGAGTACATCCTCAAAATAACCGGCCACAGTGCCGCCAATGGTTTCACCTAGTTTCGCTTCAAACTTCTCTTTGAGTCGGGTATTGATTTCCTTGACCGCTTTTTCACCGAGCCCAGGCACAGCAGGATCTGCAACAAAATTTGATTCCTGATCGACTACAGCGACAATGCTGCAGACATTCTGCTTGGTCTTGGGAATGCTCAGCTGTTGCATGATATCAAAGATATCTTGCGACCATGACTGGCGATCATTGACACGAGATGGGAGAACTTTGTTGATTTGTTCTGCCTTCATTTCAGGTTCTTTACTATTTGACCACCATGCATTATCGCCACAAGCGGTTAAGCTTATGCTGATTGCCAAGAGGCTAAATGTTTTAAGTAGAGGACGAGTCGAAAACGATTGGTTCATAATGAAGACAACACCGCACAAAAAGATGAGCCGAACGGGCGAATGAAGTATACTATGTTGATCAGAAATTGTAAGAAAATATATGTATATTGGTTCATATCAACTGTCAAATAATTTGATTGTTGCCCCAATGGCAGGTGTCACCGATAGGCCTTTCCGGACGCTATGTAAATACTTTGGTGCAGGACATGCAGTCAGTGAAATGATGACTGCTGACAAGACACTACGCATGAGTAAAAAGAGCTTGTATCGCGCTAATTTTGATGGCGAACTTGCGCCAATTTCAGCACAAATCGCGGGTTCTGATCCTGAACAGCTTGCTGAAGCGGCGCGTTACCAAGTTGCGAATGGTGCACAAATTGTTGATATCAATATGGGGTGTCCAGCCAAAAAGGTTTGTAACAAGTTAGCGGGTTCCGCATTGCTACAAGATGAAGATCTCGTCGCGCGGATTCTTGATGCGGTGGTTGAGGCAGTGGATGTGCCTGTCACGTTAAAAACTCGTTTGGGTTTTTTAAATGGCCATGAAAATATTTTACGTGTCGCGAAACGCGCTGAAGAATCTGGAATTGCGGCATTAGCGCTACATGGTCGTACCCGTGAAGATATGTATTTAAATACGGCACGTTATGAGTTGATTAAGCAGGTCAAAGAATTGATTAATATCCCATTGATTGCCAATGGTGATATTGATAGCCCTGAAAAAGCCAAATATGTACTCGATTATACCGGTGCGGATGCGATTATGATTGGGCGGGCAGCTCAAGGCCGACCTTGGATATTTCGAGAAATTGCCCATTACTTAAAAACGGGTGAGCATCTTGCTGCACCAGATATTGCCGAAGTTAAGACGGTGTTACTGGGGCATTTGGCGGAATTGTACCAGTTCTATGGTGAGTACTCTGGTTGTCGTATTGCTCGTAAACATATTGCCTGGTATACCAAAGGCTTACGTTCAAGTAATGAGTTTCGTCAAAATATGTATAAAGTCGAAAATACGGCTGATCAAGCCAAAGTGGTGGAATCATATTTCGATGAGTTACTTGATCAAGGTCTACGTATGAGCGATGTGCAGGTTGAACAGGTTAATTTATTAGATATTTAATCGTTATTATTTTAGATTGAAAAAAGCCTGTAATTTAATTACAGGCTTTTTACTTTTCCTAAGCTAAGTGAGCGGTGATTTTTTGCAGAATCTGCAAGATCACATCAAATTCACTTTGCAATGGCGTACTTTTACGCGTCACTAAAGCCAGTGTGCGGCTTGGTGCTGCTTCAATAGATTTCACTGCAATATCTTCATTGAAATGAATCATACTGTTTTTCAGTGCAATCTCAGGTAACAAGGTAAAACCTAAATCGGAAGAGACCATTTCCACCAAGGTTGGTAATGAGCTTGCTTTTAAGCGGTGATCATTTTTGCGTTCGCCAACAGGGCAGGCACTGAGTGCATGATCACGTAGACAATGTCCTTCCTCAAGTAGCATCAAACGAGACAGATCCAAGTCATCTAAAGAACTTGCATTGGCTGCATTGGTATCTTGCTTGTTATACACAAGGAACAGGTGTTCTTTGGCAATTTCAGCAACTTTCAAACTACGCGTATCAAAAGGAAGTGCAAGCACGATCATGTCTAAATTACCGTGTTCCAGCTTCTCTACAATTTTCTCGCTTTGTGCTTCGTGTAGATGCAGTTGGATTTTGGGTAACTGTTGATGAACTTCATCAAGCAATTGCGTCAAGATAAACGGTGCAATGGTTGGAATAATACCGAGATGCAAATCACCGGTCAGTGGTTCACTCATTTCCCGACTTAAACGCATTAGGTCTTGAGCATCGGCCAATAATACCCGTGCACGAGCCACAACCTGTTCACCTAAGGGGGTTAAACGGACGTTTTGACGATCACGCTCAACTAAGACGCCACCTAATAAACGCTCTAATTCCATGATGCCGCCCGATAAAGTTGACTGGGTGACAAAGGATCGACGCGCTGCTTCAGTAAAATGTAAAGTTTCTGACAACGTAACTAAATATGATAGCTGTCTTAATGAGGGTAATGCAGCCATAGTGTCCTAGTGTGATGATCTAAAGTGGTGTGCAAACAAACCACTAAGTTGTGGAATGAAATGTGCAGGAATATCATGCCCCATTCCTTGGATTAATTCAAACTTAGCACCAGAAATTGCTTTTGCAACAGCTTTCCCGTGACTCGGTGGTAACAGGCGATCTTTTGAGCCATGTACAACCAACGTCGGCTGAGTAATCGTCTTGTTCAATGCTAACAAAGAACCCGTACATAATATTGCTAAAAATTGTTGAAGTACACCCGCTGGATAGAAACTACGTCGATATAATTTGCGAATGGTCTGAATTGACTCGACTGGATTGACATAACCAGGGGAACCAATAATACGGAAAACATTCAAACTGTGATTAATAATGGTTTCTTCATCATGTCCTTCGGGTTTCCCTAATAAGCTAAAAAGTTGCTTTGGAAAAGGGGGCGGAAGAAAAGGCTGATTATTACTGGTAAATAACAAACCGATTTTTTCTACTTTTTCTGGATATTTTGCTGCAACAATCTGTGAGATCATCCCGCCCATAGAGGCGCCAATAATATAAGTTTTCTCAATACCTAACTGATCAATCAGCATGGACACATCATCCGCCATATCATACAGCGTATACGGCGCACCTTCATTACCAAGACCAAACATGAAACGGCCCATCAGTTTCATGGTGTTGAGTCGTTTTCCTTTGTTGCGAATTTTAGAAGATAAACCGATATCACGGTTATCAAAACGAACAACTCGGAAACCTTGATCAATTAAAGCCTTACAAAAAAAATCCGGCCAGAATAGCATTTGTGCACCTAAGCCCATGATCAATAAGATAGTTGGATGCTCAGGATTCCCACCCATTTCAACATGCAATTCGATCCCATTGCCCAAAGTGACTTTGGTTTCTTGCATAAATGAAGCATAAGGCGACACGTTAAATTGAAGGGCACTGTTCATGGTAGTCGTTCCGAACTGAATTCTTCTTATTGGTTGTGAGTTTACTGGATTTTCTTTTCCCAGCAAACTCCCGTATTTAAACCTTAAACCTGTGCAGGAATCAAGTCTGGAACCAACTTGGTTAAGGTTAAACGCTGTTTTGCTGCGGTTGCACCAAGTAGGACAAATCCTCTCAAGGTGCCTTCGCCGTCAGCCGCTTTTGCCAACATGCCATCATCGAATTCCTCAGTTTCCCAGTTCACATCAACATCGAGTGGAGCGGGTAAAACCGTCAACGGGG
This genomic stretch from Acinetobacter sp. C32I harbors:
- the estB gene encoding esterase EstB; the encoded protein is MNSALQFNVSPYASFMQETKVTLGNGIELHVEMGGNPEHPTILLIMGLGAQMLFWPDFFCKALIDQGFRVVRFDNRDIGLSSKIRNKGKRLNTMKLMGRFMFGLGNEGAPYTLYDMADDVSMLIDQLGIEKTYIIGASMGGMISQIVAAKYPEKVEKIGLLFTSNNQPFLPPPFPKQLFSLLGKPEGHDEETIINHSLNVFRIIGSPGYVNPVESIQTIRKLYRRSFYPAGVLQQFLAILCTGSLLALNKTITQPTLVVHGSKDRLLPPSHGKAVAKAISGAKFELIQGMGHDIPAHFIPQLSGLFAHHFRSSH
- the oxyR gene encoding LysR family transcriptional regulator OxyR is translated as MAALPSLRQLSYLVTLSETLHFTEAARRSFVTQSTLSGGIMELERLLGGVLVERDRQNVRLTPLGEQVVARARVLLADAQDLMRLSREMSEPLTGDLHLGIIPTIAPFILTQLLDEVHQQLPKIQLHLHEAQSEKIVEKLEHGNLDMIVLALPFDTRSLKVAEIAKEHLFLVYNKQDTNAANASSLDDLDLSRLMLLEEGHCLRDHALSACPVGERKNDHRLKASSLPTLVEMVSSDLGFTLLPEIALKNSMIHFNEDIAVKSIEAAPSRTLALVTRKSTPLQSEFDVILQILQKITAHLA
- a CDS encoding DUF1615 family protein produces the protein MNQSFSTRPLLKTFSLLAISISLTACGDNAWWSNSKEPEMKAEQINKVLPSRVNDRQSWSQDIFDIMQQLSIPKTKQNVCSIVAVVDQESNFVADPAVPGLGEKAVKEINTRLKEKFEAKLGETIGGTVAGYFEDVLKNQPSPENNYMSQMRKVKTERELDLLYREIFDYMSKHYHVSALTGAAKLVGQDIGEKMNPITTLGSMQVHINYAKEHKRQSGNIAELRNDLYTQYGGLYYGIHRLMEYSADYDKAIYRFADYNSGMYSSRNAAFQKMLEVIQDKDLDLDGDLLLYNKDGNPQSALSQSEKEVISAFTNNKILVTPRQIRADLKKEKEQKFEDTQTYLAVQKLYQTKTNKEPIYAMMPEVVISGPKLSRDYNTNWFASRVNGRYETCMQRAKRIKL
- a CDS encoding HAD-IB family hydrolase, which codes for MHAKSETHKTLNLALFDFDGTLYPRDSFTGFIFFALSKRHIVKRGLKILPWIQAYYLRLYPAHAMRPRLFQSMFKDISVDVVEQLAHEYALKLIKRLDQDLLQQLQQHQQRGDHIVLVSASVDLYLTPICEFLNIELICTQTEIKDGLLTGRYRSEDCSREQKKLRILQQYNLADYQAIYAYGNSEEDLDMLSLADYPYMVGRDTTVAVQ
- a CDS encoding ABC transporter ATP-binding protein, which translates into the protein MTTSSAPQANILTIQQLSKKFGNRFAVDQATWSATSGQIICLLGHSGCGKTTMLRLIAGLETPSSGSIQLENQMLWDSQQNIPAEQRNIGLVFQDYALFPHLSVLENVMFGLEKFPKSQRQDIAEQALTHVSMHQHAQSYPYTLSGGEQQRVALARALAPKPHVLLMDEPFSNLDHRLRDQIRQNTISLLKKTATTTIIVTHDPEEALQIADQIILMHEGKIIQIGSPKQLYLQPKTQFAARYFSTLNEIPTQKNDQLLTTLFGSINLPQHLSHTQQSIHCYFRPHQIRIQHQHQHQQSEGFLAAKVISTTFMGHIQQLHLQLMVEAVNLIAQVDHLQHFSEQENVYVSVDLNTCFYYAT
- the dusB gene encoding tRNA dihydrouridine synthase DusB, which gives rise to MYIGSYQLSNNLIVAPMAGVTDRPFRTLCKYFGAGHAVSEMMTADKTLRMSKKSLYRANFDGELAPISAQIAGSDPEQLAEAARYQVANGAQIVDINMGCPAKKVCNKLAGSALLQDEDLVARILDAVVEAVDVPVTLKTRLGFLNGHENILRVAKRAEESGIAALALHGRTREDMYLNTARYELIKQVKELINIPLIANGDIDSPEKAKYVLDYTGADAIMIGRAAQGRPWIFREIAHYLKTGEHLAAPDIAEVKTVLLGHLAELYQFYGEYSGCRIARKHIAWYTKGLRSSNEFRQNMYKVENTADQAKVVESYFDELLDQGLRMSDVQVEQVNLLDI